One Onychostoma macrolepis isolate SWU-2019 chromosome 15, ASM1243209v1, whole genome shotgun sequence DNA segment encodes these proteins:
- the LOC131520675 gene encoding olfactory receptor 6N1-like, producing the protein MQPLKNESRVFVFTLSGLNETMENRYVLLSLTALYYPLIVLCNVTVIFTIISHKKLHEPMYVFICSLCVNGLYGTSGFYPKFMYDLLAHDHVISFAGCLVQIFVIYSSLLCDFSTLTVMAYDRYVAICRPLEYNSVMTSQRVLECIIFCWLSPFFCMSILITLTSRLTLCGSSIEKLYCENWSIVKLSCFSTTVNNVIGFVIIIIYFGHAVLVFCSYIHLIRKCRKSIEGRNKFIQTCVPHLLALINVTTAFLFDVMFTRYGSRDVSQSLRNFMALEFILIPPMLNPLIYGLNLTTVRQQVVRLIFKKKMGISK; encoded by the coding sequence ATGCAGCCATTGAAGAATGAGTCCAGGGTTTTTGTATTTACACTCTCTGGTCTGAATGAAACAATGGAAAACAGATATGTATTGTTGTCTTTAACCGCACTATATTATCCTCTGATTGTCTTGtgtaatgtaactgtaattttCACTATAATCTCACATAAGAAGCTTCATGAGCCAatgtatgtgtttatatgtaGTCTCTGTGTAAATGGACTTTATGGAACTTCTGGATTCTACCCTAAATTCATGTATGATTTGTTAGCCCATGATCATGTGATTTCTTTTGCTGGATGTTTGGTTCAGATATTTGTCATTTATTCATCTCTTCTatgtgacttttcaacattaacaGTGATGGCATATGACAGGTATGTTGCAATATGTAGACCACTGGAGTATAATTCAGTAATGACTAGTCAGAGGGTTCTTGAATGTATTATTTTCTGCTGGCTTTCTCCATTTTTTTGCATGTCTATTCTGATTACATTAACATCAAGACTAACCTTATGTGGCTCTAGTATTGAAAAGCTATATTGTGAAAATTGGTCAATTGTTAAACTTTCCTGTTTTTCTACAACAGTAAACAATGTGATTGGGTTTGTaatcattattatatattttggacATGCAGTATTAGTATTTTGCTCATACATTCACTTAATTAGAAAGTGCAGGAAGTCAATAGAGGGCagaaacaaattcatacaaacaTGTGTACCACATCTGCTTGCACTGATCAATGTAACAACTGCATTTTTGTTTGATGTAATGTTCACTCGTTATGGTTCAAGGGATGTGTCTCAAAGTCTGCGTAATTTCATGGCTCTGGAATTCATTCTAATACCACCCATGTTAAATCCACTTATTTATGGACTAAATCTGACAACAGTACGGCAACAAGTTGTGAGActgattttcaagaaaaaaatgggAATATCTAAGTGA
- the LOC131520677 gene encoding olfactory receptor 52D1-like, which produces MQTENMMQPPLKNESSVLVFTLSGLNETMENRYVFLSLTALYYPLMVFCNVTVIITILLHKKLHEPMYLFICNLCVNGLFGTSGFYPKFMYDLLAHDHVISYAGCMIQIFVIYSSLMCDYSTLTVMAYDRYVAICRPLEYHSIMTNQKILKCILFCWLTPFFCMSFLIMLIYRLTLCGFSVDKLYCEIWAVAKLSCYSTTVNNVFGYIVIITYFGDAVLIFFSYIYLVRKCRKSIEGRHKFIQTCVPHLLALINVTIAFMFDVLYSRYGSRNVPQSLRNFMALEFLLIPPILNPLIYGLNLTTVRQQVIRLFFKKQVTISE; this is translated from the exons ATGCAAACAGAGAACATG ATGCAGCCACCGCTGAAGAATGAGTCCAGTGTCTTAGTATTTACACTCTCTGGTCTGAATGAAACAATGGAGAACAGATATGTTTTCTTATCtttgactgcactgtattatcCCCTGATGGTCTTTtgtaatgtaactgtaattaTTACTATACTCTTACATAAGAAGCTTCATGAGCCAATGTATCTGTTTATATGTAACCTGTGTGTAAATGGACTTTTTGGCACTTCTGGTTTCTACCCTAAATTTATGTATGATTTATTAGCCCATGATCATGTAATTTCCTATGCTGGATGTATGATTCAGATATTTGTCATTTATTCATCTCTTATGTGTGACTATTCAACATTAACGGTAATGGCATATGACAGGTATGTGGCAATATGTAGACCACTGGAGTATCATTCAATAATGACAAATCAGAAAATTCTTAAATGTATCCTTTTCTGCTGGCTGACTCCATTTTTTTGCATGTCTTTTCtaattatgttaatatatagGCTTACCTTATGTGGCTTTAGTGTTGACAAGTTATACTGTGAGATTTGGGCAGTTGCAAAACTTTCTTGCTATTCTACAACAGTAAATAATGTGTTTGGgtacattgttattattacatattttggAGATGCAGTATTGATATTTTTCTCATACATTTACTTAGTCAGAAAGTGCAGGAAGTCAATAGAAGGCAGACACAAATTCATACAAACATGTGTACCACATCTGCTTGCACTGATCAATGTGACAATTGCATTTATGTTTGATGTACTGTACAGTCGTTATGGTTCAAGGAATGTGCCTCAAAGTCTGCGTAATTTCATGGCCCTAGAATTCTTACTCATACCACCAATTTTAAATCCTCTTATTTATGGTCTAAATCTGACAACAGTGCGGCAACAAGTTATTAGACTGTTTTTCAAGAAACAAGTCACAATATCTGAATGA